Within Cryptomeria japonica unplaced genomic scaffold, Sugi_1.0 HiC_scaffold_598, whole genome shotgun sequence, the genomic segment CATATAGCTCCGGGGGTGAGGACAGGCTGAGTAGAGAAGGTGGGTGGGCCCGCCAAGAGGGACTTTCCCTTCGATTGTTCCCGGTAGTTCACGGTAGTTAGATCCCGGTAGTTAGTATCAACCGGAGGTGGGGGATGGAGAAGGTGGTGGCTGGATGGATGGAAGGATTTAGTTCAGATGCCCGGTCCAACCTGAGAAGCGCTGAAAGTGGCACCTAAGCGTATGGCGTCGTTTTCGTGCCCCAATAAAGTTAGGTTAGGCACTTACTTCTTCTCTGGCAGTATACAGTAGAGTCTCTAGAGGCAGGTACGCATAGAGGCAAGTAAAGAGAGCTAGCTTATAGCCAGCCCCAAATAAGTCAATTAGGATATGCGCAAGCAGGCGAGACCAAAGGCGCGAGAGCAATTGAGTTAGCGATTTATTGAGGGAACGACGATGGATGGATCGATGCATGGGAAGACAGACAGGGAGAGGAAAGGAGAGGTACGCACCGAGTCGAAAACATGCTCGAAGAATCTCGTCTACAAAGAAAAGAGATCGAATTATCTATGTAATTATGCCGCTTGCCTTATTACTTGTTAACTCACCTACTACAGGCAAGGCATCTCGCTCGGCCCGAGGCCCTTGACGAATTAAAGCGCCCAGGCGCGTAGCGGAGGGACCATTACTAAAGAATCGAGTTCCCTAAAGACAAAATTGAGTTCGGGACCCAGATAGACAAACATCCTCCGACCCCGTCCACACCCATTTTGTCTTTCTCAAATACGCGGTTGGAGACGTTTGAAAGTTCCCTGCCTTTACTTTCGGATTCAGGCGTACAGCCAAAGGCGGAGGGAATTATTAAATTCAGCAATTTGGCTAAATACAAATTAGAGTTTTCGACCCCAATGGAGCAATATGCCTCCGAACCCCTACAAACTAGGTTTCTCTTTAGAAAATGCGTGTTTCAGGAGGTTTTTTATATCGGCCGGAACCAACCCAAATTGCTGCTTATTCATAACACTTCTTATGCAGTAGATTTATTCGACCCTCACCTGAGATCTTGGAAGGGCTGGCTTGCTTGGGCTGGCACTTACACTTAGCCAGTCGTATTACCTTTAGAAGCCTACTGTTAGACAGTCAGTGGGTAGCACAGGAAAGGAGGAACACAACCTGGCTATTAACTCACCTTTATTTATAGATAGACCGGCTCAATTAACTTTTAGCGTTGCACGGGCGTTCGGAAAAGAGCATTGTTGGACGGGCTTCGATACAGCATTGCACAGGCGTTCGATAACACTGGAGGAAAGGAATGCTCAGTGGGTACTATTCCTATTGACTTTTAGCCTACTCGTATTTACCTCATTGTTCTCTACCAACCCCCCACCTTTCTCTTTACCAACCTATAGATACTCACTTACCGAATTTACTTATGCCGCCCCAACCTAGCGCTTCAGGCAGGAATGCTTAGTGAAGTGAGTGGTAGCACTATTGATATTTCTTTCGGGCCGGGCGGGCCTTCACCCAGGATACTGTTGATTATTACCGAGCAAGGTGATGGCCGGGATGCCAGTGGTGAGAAATATAGATCTGGAACTGGAAAAGATGCTGGGCGATATGGTGCTTTTACTCCTTACTCTGGCTCTCAATCTGCGCTTGGATTTGCTTCTCATAGGGCCCATACCATCCTAGCTTACCCTGTCCCCAATGCTGGCTCTCTATCTCCATTTCGATCTGCTCCTAGTGGTGCTAAAACGGGTGATGCTGCCCCTGCCTTTACTGGTGCTCCAGCTTTTGCTACCCTAGCTCTCTTTTCCCCTGCTACCTCTGCTACCGTAGCCTTTGCTCTTGGTGCTGCTTTCTTTGCTACTGAAGCCTATCTATCTATGTATGTTCTTGCTTTTGACCCTGTCTTCCCTGCTGCTGGACCAACAGAATCAACTGCTCCACCGGTATTTGGATCACGATCACTAAGGTCTGGATTACTCAGGTCTTCATCTCGCTCACGAAGGGCTGGATCTCACTCTAGTGGAACTAGTACGACTGGCTTTGGAACTACTGATGCTAGTGGGGGTGCTGCTGGATATACTGGTGCTAGGACTCGATATCGATCTGGAACAAGAGAAAAAGCCGGAACACCTTTTAACCCCTATAATATACTATAGGTATGCATAAAGTCGGAACAAGGTTAGAACGAGCTAGGATGTGCAGAACCCCGGAACACGCTATCGATATTATATAGATGAATGTTTGGGGCACTCTTTTCGTATTTCAACTACTTCTGCTTCATCGACTGGATCAACAAAATCAACTGGAGCTACTTAATCACCCGTATCAACTGCTGCCCTTGCTCTTGCTCCCTCAGATGCCTTTGCCTCTACTTCCTGTGCTCCTGGCTGTGCTCCTGGTGCTTCTACTCGTTCTACCCTATATGCTGGTGATGTTGCTGGATCTATAGAAAGGACTGGATCTACTTCTACTGGATCTACTGGATCATTGGCTTGGCTTATTGGCTTAGCTTAGTTAGATGGCTTTATGGCGGCTTTGTACCTCTTATGGGTTTGAATTTGTCTTTGGCTGGCCGGCTACTCTGGCTATGGTAAACCTCCGAGTTAACTGCAGAATTCACTACTTAAACTAGTGGGGATGCTTCTTGTGCTTCTGGCTCTCTAACCAGAAGGTATGCTGCTGGGCCAACAACGGCTGCTAGGTAAACGGCTGCTTACTTTTTTCTATATAAAGCTACCTCCTATGTCTGCGCTCTAGCCCTTGCCTTTGCTCCTGCTACTGGCatgggatatggatatagatatcGAAGGTCGTCTGGATCTCGTTAAAGCTCTGGATCTCGAAATGTAAGATATGCCGCTGGTGCTGGATCAACAGAATCAAGAGCATGATCAGAAGACTCAATAGCAGAATCAACAGCATTCTTTATTCGTAGCGCATTCCGAAATACAAGAATATTGGGTTCGGTTTCGCAATTCAAAATGAAAAAGCCTATCTATATTTGTATGCCTACCTATTATTGACGTAAAAACCACTTGTTTGTTGTTAACGAATTCTGCTTAGACTTTCCCACACCCCAAACCCGGGGATATGCACCTTATACCCCTTGGCTATGCACTTTGATTCGGTATTTGGCTTATCGGAAGGTTGTTTTAACGTCTATAATATAGAAGGTCTTGTCGCAAATCGATATTTTGTCCGATCGGGTGGAAATAGCAAGTGCTCCATAATTCGAGGAGCGGAGTCATTTATCCTTTTCAATGCAATTCTGTGTTTCGCCATCTCCTCGTGGATCCTCGGAATAACCGTGCAAACCAATGTTGATGATTTTTGGTGAAGCTCTTATTGATCAAAAACCAAGTGGATTTCTTTTATCTCCCATACATATATCCCTTATTGGTATTCTATAGACATCATTGGATTATTCGATCTATCCATAGAATTCTTCCAATACAATAGTAACACGGTAAGGCATGTCACGTAATAGGCACGCACGTTTGAGGGAAGGAATGTAACTGGCATATACATTCATTCGTGCAGTCATTCGTGTGCTCCGGCTAATGACTCTACTTTCCCCAAACTTCCCCAGCCCAGAAGTTCgagaagataaataataaataGGTTCGGTCAGGAGGATTAAATATCACCGATTCGTGTTCGGCGATGTTTCCAAGGGTTGGATGCTAGATAGTTGAGTGACAAGGAAGATAGGAAAGTTCAAGGAAGGGGAGGGTGGCATGCTAGCGAAAGGAAAGGGAAGGGAAGGGATGAGAACTCAAGCCAAGGGAAGCTTTGAAACTACTAAAGCCAATAACCGCCTTCGGCTACACTAACTCTTACTAACTCTATACTATCATAACGCACACATATAGCGCGTATGGACGCGTAATACACTTCGTCGTGTATTAAACGAAAGGATATTATCTATCTTACCGAATCAACTGAGCGGGCGTAACCTGATAGATATTATTAACCCTTCATTATCACCTGACATGATCACCTGAGCGGGCGTACCCTGAGCAGTAGTGTTGGGGATCTATAAAGGAAATTCTCTATACTAGTTCGATAAATGCTGGGCTGGAAAGAGAAAAGTTAGATATATTCTCTAGACATGGAAAGGCAATTAATTCTCTAGACATGAAAGGGATAAACAACCGTGCGTTAGCGAGGATATCCCTAACCTGCTTTAGTTCGAGCTGATAGATACTACCTTTTTTAGTTTTAGGAATGTGTGTCGGGCGAAAGTCTCTCTACTACTAATAAATCAGTCCCATTCTGAGGAGCCATGATTATGAGAATTCTGAGAAATCCCCGCCCTACGTTTGGGAAAAGATCCATAGATGGAGATGGGGAAAGATCCCTTGCCGCTACTTACCCTATTTATGAGGAGCCATACTTAACTGAGCGGGCGTAACCCGAGATGAGATAGATTATTaccctttattatttaattatcaccTGAGCGGGCGTACCCTGCCCTACCTTAAAGGCACTACCGGAATTCTCACCTGAGCCCATGGATACTGCCCTAGAGGGGAAACGGCGTGCCCTGCCCTACCTTCGTTGTCCTACCGGCCGAAATTCTCACCTGAGCCCATGGATACTGCCCTAGACTAGAGGGAAACATGGATACTGCTGATACTGCCCCAGAGACATCCCATGGATACTGCCCTAGAGCTAGAGGGGGAAGGGGTATTATCTATTTGACAGAAAAGGTTGACTGTTTACTTAAAGGGAGAGACTCTTCTCTCAGCTCTTCCCGGACCGGATCTATTCTCTCAGCTCTTCAAGGAAAGAGACACTCAGCTCTTCCCGGTAGTTAGCGGGCCCTCCCTTTCAATGAGTAATCTGAAGGTAAGCCAAAACCTGCTGATCTCATGAGGCAAGCCAATCAACCTCCCTTCTGACAGTCCAATAGTTACCTACTCCTTTCTGACATTTCAAATAGGAACCTATCCAACACTGATTCATAAGCGCCACGAATATCCTAGGGTGAAGGGGACTGGCTAGAGCCCTAGGGAAAAAGAAAGAGATTGCCAGGGTTGACCATATGATACTTATCCCAGCTTGAAAGTCGCCTAGATATCTATACAGATTATCTATATATTTCCCATCTATCAAGTCTTTTTAAGGACCCTTTATTTGCCTTGGAGGGGAAGGAATCACTTTAATAAAACCTATTTCTACCGGGAAATCACATATATACCGGGACTTTCAAAGGCCTTATTTACTGTGGTCTTCCTTATTGATCTAAGCGAGAGAATGAATTACTTTTTTGAAGCCTCCTTATCGGCTTAACAGGGCAGACACAGGCTTCACAGGGCGGTCTTCCTTACCGCTATACGCTGGAATGACTATAGACACTGGCTGGCCGCTGGAATTACACTAGACACCGGCGAGAAGCTCGAATGACTGTCGCTGGCATTTCTGTACACGCTGGCACAAGGTCCACGCTGGCTGGCTCTGGCTTTCCCACGCTGGACTTACTTACGTATACCGCCAACCCAAGACCGCTTCCCTGCTTCAGTCTAAAGCTGAAGTCCCCGCGGCGGCATAGATATATAAGCGAGAACCCACTTAAATTGGCATTTTCGTGCGGGTTATCGCCACTTGAAACCGAATAAGGTACGTCGCCTCCACGCGACCACACTGCTTCTGGTTGCTAGTTTTCTTAACGAAATCTACAACCTCATGTAGATGCAAATTGTCGAGTTTTTCGAGGATGCGCAAGCAGGCTCGACTGTTAAGGAGAGGAATTTATCGCTTGCTCGACATAATCAAAGTAGAGCAAGGAAGCGTAAGCAAGCTCTAAAGAAAAGTAGAGGTAAATCTGAATTTATCTCTTGATTCAGAAACTATACCAGCTTCTGTTAATAGTTTGGGACATAGTAGTGGCATACAAGAGGGTGCAGGTCAGAACACAGGTGGAGGAGAGAATAACACGATAAGTTGAGTTATACTTTAAATAGTGGAGCAGGTCAGATTGAATAACTAGAACCCCAGGGTTTTCTTCTAGTACCCATCCAAGTCGGCTACATGGCTGGCGCGACTGACAGTATGGTGATGCACCTTCCAGAGATCTCGGGGAAGGGCGATAGTGATGCAGATCAACATTGGTTCCTTTGTGAGTCCATCTGGAGGGA encodes:
- the LOC131872419 gene encoding uncharacterized protein LOC131872419; translation: MLSEVSGSTIDISFGPGGPSPRILLIITEQGDGRDASGEKYRSGTGKDAGRYGAFTPYSGSQSALGFASHRAHTILAYPVPNAGSLSPFRSAPSGAKTGDAAPAFTGAPAFATLALFSPATSATVAFALGAAFFATEAYLSMYVLAFDPVFPAAGPTESTAPPVFGSRSLRSGLLRSSSRSRRAGSHSSGTSTTGFGTTDASGGAAGYTDAFASTSCAPGCAPGASTRSTLYAGDVAGSIERTGSTSTGSTGSLAWLIGLA